In the genome of Populus trichocarpa isolate Nisqually-1 chromosome 6, P.trichocarpa_v4.1, whole genome shotgun sequence, one region contains:
- the LOC18100043 gene encoding 50S ribosomal protein L17, chloroplastic has translation MALSVAMAVDATASTSNRWSMASLWSALPSSSKSAASTMRFPSSRCQCPRQSISLSRTRRQQQQQRRPLLTRSFTALNPLSSSSLGFSDNSTFGHAFPSVDNGSRFFAMRHGRRVPKLNRPPDQRRALLRGLTTQLLKHGRIKTTRARASAMRKYVDKMITLAKDGSLHKRRQALGFIYEKQIVHALFAEVPDRYGERNGGYTRIIRTLPRRGDNAPMAYIELV, from the exons ATGGCATTATCAGTGGCCATGGCAGTGGATGCTACTGCTAGTACTAGTAATAGATGGAGTATGGCTTCTCTCTGGTCCGcacttccttcttcttcaaagAGTGCCGCATCCACAATGCGATTTCCATCATCTCGTTGCCAATGCCCCCGGCAAAGCATCAGCCTCTCTCGCACTCGCcgccaacaacaacaacaacgacgACCACTCCTTACGCGCTCTTTCACTGCTCTTAACCCCCTCTCCTCCTCGTCTCTTGGTTTCTCCG ACAACTCTACTTTCGGACATGCCTTCCCTTCTGTTGATAATGGCTCTCGCTTTTTTGCCATGAGGCATGGCAGGCGAGTTCCCAAGCTCAATCGGCCACCAGACCAGCGTCGGGCACTTCTTAGAGGCCTCACAACTCAGCTCCTTAAACACGGTCGTATCAAGACCACAAGGGCACGTGCCAGTGCTATGAGGAAGTATGTTGACAAGATGATCACTTTGGCTAAGGATGGGTCTCTCCATAAAAGGAGACAGGCCCTGGGCTTCATCTATGAAAAGCAGATTGTCCATGCCTTATTTGCGGAGGTACCAGACAGGTACGGGGAACGAAATGGTGGATATACCAGAATTATTAGAACTTTACCAAGGCGAGGGGATAATGCACCCATGGCATACATTGAACTTGTCTag
- the LOC18100044 gene encoding probable serine/threonine-protein kinase PBL8 has product MGNCGTREESAVVSTAQVQQQLHIISSSASIKNGQSDKKHSRSVSDLSDPTSTPRNFEDSRKNALLYTHVIAFTLYELETITKSFRSDYILGEGGFGTVYKGYIDENVRVGLKSLPVAVKVLNKEGLQGHREWLTEVNFLGQLRHPNLVKLIGYCCEDDHRLLVYEFMFRGSLENHLFRKATVPLSWATRMMIALGAAKGLAFLHNAERPVIYRDFKTSNILLDSDYTAKLSDFGLAKAGPQGDETHVSTRVMGTYGYAAPEYVMTGHLTARSDVYSFGVVLLELLTGRKSVDKTRPSKEQSLVDWARPKLNDKRKLLQIIDPRLENQYSVRAAQKACSLAYYCLSQNPKARPLMSDVVETLEPLQCSEVSSSLTPALTGGAVAFAMGGVPDYRMRHRFTNNVGPGSSCRSPNPNCSPGGPAACRVR; this is encoded by the exons ATGGGAAACTGCGGCACTAGAGAAGAGTCTGCCGTTGTCTCCACTGCTCAAG TTCAACAACAGCTTCACATAATTTCATCATCAGCATCAATTAAAAACGGTCAGTCAGACAAGAAGCATAGTAGGTCAGTTTCAGATCTGAGTGATCCTACTTCAACTCCACGCAACTTTGAGGACTCAAGAAAGAATGCCCTTCTTTATACTCATGTTATAGCCTTCACTTTGTATGAGCTTGAGACAATTACCAAGAGTTTTCGCTCTGATTACATTCTTGGGGAAGGTGGATTTGGAACTGTTTATAAAGGCTACATTGATGAGAATGTCAGGGTTGGCCTCAAATCTCTTCCAGTTGCTGTCAAGGTTCTCAATAAAGAGGGTCTTCAAGGCCATCGTGAATGGCTT ACCGAAGTAAACTTTCTGGGGCAGCTTAGGCATCCTAATTTGGTGAAGTTGATTGGGTATTGTTGCGAGGATGATCACAGGTTACTTGTTTATGAGTTTATGTTCCGAGGAAGCCTTGAGAATCATCTATTTCGAA AAGCAACAGTTCCATTATCTTGGGCCACAAGAATGATGATAGCACTTGGAGCGGCTAAAGGGCTTGCTTTTCTTCACAATGCAGAAAGACCAGTTATATATAGGGACTTCAAAACTTCTAATATATTACTGGACTCT GATTATACTGCCAAGCTTTCTGATTTTGGGCTTGCAAAAGCTGGACCGCAAGGCGACGAGACTCATGTATCAACTCGAGTGATGGGTACCTATGGTTATGCTGCCCCTGAATATGTAATGACTG GCCACCTGACTGCAAGAAGCGATGTGTACAGTTTTGGAGTTGTTCTTCTGGAACTATTGACAGGAAGGAAGTCAGTTGACAAAACCAGACCCAGCAAGGAGCAGAGCTTGGTGGATTGGGCCCGTCCAAAATTGAATGATAAGAGAAAGTTGCTGCAAATAATTGACCCCAGATTAGAGAACCAGTACTCTGTAAGGGCAGCCCAGAAAGCCTGCAGCCTGGCATATTACTGTTTGAGCCAGAATCCAAAAGCAAGGCCCTTGATGAGTGATGTGGTTGAAACTTTGGAACCTCTACAATGCAGTGAAGTTTCATCATCACTGACCCCAGCCTTAACCGGTGGTGCTGTTGCATTTGCAATGGGAGGGGTACCTGATTACCGGATGCGTCATAGATTCACCAACAATGTTGGACCTGGTTCTAGTTGTCGGTCTCCTAATCCAAATTGCTCCCCAGGTGGCCCTGCAGCTTGCAGGGTCAGATAA
- the LOC18100045 gene encoding uncharacterized protein LOC18100045 isoform X1 — translation MYVQRASILACPSCIITEMNYSMKLAVLVIFLFIPGQLIISPVQPSPVNTSLTAGEFRPMEPAEYRLIGRKGDDHDDDLWRRRLAPFQLCLLCKCCAGAATTNCATMPCCFGIDCQLPNKPYGMCHYDKTCVGNQKVGV, via the exons ATGTATGTACAGCGTGCAAGCATTCTAGCCTGTCCGTCGTGTATAATTACTGAGATGAATTATTCCATGAAACTAGCAGTATTggtgatatttttgtttatccCAGGCCAGTTGATCATCAGTCCTG TTCAGCCATCTCCAGTAAACACATCATTAACAGCCGGAGAATTCCGGCCTATGGAGCCCGCAGAGTACAGGCTAATTGGAAGAAAGGGAGATGATCATGATGATGATTTGTGGAGAAGAAGGCTAGCACCTTTCCAGCTGTGTTTGCTATGCAAGTGCTGTGCTGGGGCAGCAACCACCAACTGTGCCACTATGCCTTGCTGTTTCGGCATCGATTGCCAACTTCCTAACAAGCCTTATGGG ATGTGTCATTATGACAAAACATGTGTTGGAAACCAAAAGGTTGGTGTGTGA
- the LOC18100045 gene encoding uncharacterized protein LOC18100045 isoform X2 encodes MYVQRASILACPSCIITEMNYSMKLAVLVIFLFIPGQLIISPVQPSPVNTSLTAGEFRPMEPAEYRLIGRKGDDHDDDLWRRRLAPFQLCLLCKCCAGAATTNCATMPCCFGIDCQLPNKPYGWKA; translated from the exons ATGTATGTACAGCGTGCAAGCATTCTAGCCTGTCCGTCGTGTATAATTACTGAGATGAATTATTCCATGAAACTAGCAGTATTggtgatatttttgtttatccCAGGCCAGTTGATCATCAGTCCTG TTCAGCCATCTCCAGTAAACACATCATTAACAGCCGGAGAATTCCGGCCTATGGAGCCCGCAGAGTACAGGCTAATTGGAAGAAAGGGAGATGATCATGATGATGATTTGTGGAGAAGAAGGCTAGCACCTTTCCAGCTGTGTTTGCTATGCAAGTGCTGTGCTGGGGCAGCAACCACCAACTGTGCCACTATGCCTTGCTGTTTCGGCATCGATTGCCAACTTCCTAACAAGCCTTATGGG TGGAAAGCTTAA
- the LOC18100045 gene encoding uncharacterized protein LOC18100045 isoform X3 yields MYVQRASILACPSCIITEMNYSMKLAVLVIFLFIPGQLIISPVQPSPVNTSLTAGEFRPMEPAEYRLIGRKGDDHDDDLWRRRLAPFQLCLLCKCCAGAATTNCATMPCCFGIDCQLPNKPYGVCAFVPKTCNCTSCATV; encoded by the exons ATGTATGTACAGCGTGCAAGCATTCTAGCCTGTCCGTCGTGTATAATTACTGAGATGAATTATTCCATGAAACTAGCAGTATTggtgatatttttgtttatccCAGGCCAGTTGATCATCAGTCCTG TTCAGCCATCTCCAGTAAACACATCATTAACAGCCGGAGAATTCCGGCCTATGGAGCCCGCAGAGTACAGGCTAATTGGAAGAAAGGGAGATGATCATGATGATGATTTGTGGAGAAGAAGGCTAGCACCTTTCCAGCTGTGTTTGCTATGCAAGTGCTGTGCTGGGGCAGCAACCACCAACTGTGCCACTATGCCTTGCTGTTTCGGCATCGATTGCCAACTTCCTAACAAGCCTTATGGGGTTTGTGCTTTTGTACCTAAGACCTGCAATTGTACCTCATGTGCTACTGTCTAG